CCTGGTCCGTACGTGCCCGCGGGGCCAAGGTGCGCCCCGGCGGCGCGCTGATCCGCCTGGGCAACCATCCCATCGCCAAGGAGCTGAGCGAGCTGGGGCTGCCCAAGCGGGCGATGTTCACCAGCACGGTCACGCGGGCCGCGATGTCCTTCGGGGAAGCCGTCGAGGTCTGAGCCGGGCAACCGGTGTCAGACGATCGGCGGGCGGCCGAGCTTGACCATGCGCCAGGCGGTGCGCCACGCCATGGGCCGCCGCTCCCCCGCCGGGGTGCGCAGCCCCTCGAAGAACCCGGCGAACCACGACTTGATCGCCTCACCCGAGCGGCGCTCGCGCACGAGGGTGAGCACGACCCAGTTGGTCAGGTAGAGGAACGCCAGCGGCCACGGCAGGTTGCGCCGCGCCAGCCAGACCCGGTTGCGCGCGTTGAGCCGGTAGAACTCGGCGTGCCGCGTCGGCGGGACCTGCGGGTGGTACATCACCGTCTCGGCGTCGTACTCGATGCGGTAGCCCTCGCCCAGGAGCCGCCAGGCCAGGTCGGTCTCCTCATGGGCGTAGAAGAACCGCTCGGGCAGGCCGCCCACCTGGAGGAACGCCGACCGCCTGATGGCCGAGGCGCCGCCGAGGAACGTCGTGACCGGCGAGGAGCGCTGCGGGTCGCCCGCCCGCAGGCGCGGGACGTGGCGCCGCTGGCCGATGCCGCCGTCGGGGTCCATCACCCGGAAGGAGATCACCGCGAGGTCCGGCTCGGTGGCGAAGCGGTCGCGCACGTGCGCGACGACCTTCTGGCTGGCATACCAGCCGTCGTCGTCGAGGAACAGCACGACGTCTCCCGAGCACTCCTCCACGCCCCGGTTACGGCCCGCGGGAATGCCCGTGTTCTGGTCGAGCCGGATCGATTTCACGACCGCGGCCGACCCCTCGGGTGGCGTCGCCGACAGCTCGGGCACGTCGGCGCCGTTGCCCACGATCACCACCTCGACGTCGCCGTCGATCTGGTTGAGCGCGGACTCGACTGCCCGGTTCAGCTCCGCGACCCGGTTGCCCATGGTGAGGATGACGCACGAGATCTTCAACGAATCACTGTCCTGACGCGTTGAGAACACGAGCGGAGCATTCTTTCATGATCACCGAGTCTGCTGGTCTGCATGTAATGGAAAGGCTGGGGCTAAGCGTATCGGAACCGACAGTGAACCCCCACCGAACGGCGGACGTCCGATCAATACGACGGACGAGGACCTCTTCCGGTTCCGACATGAGATCACGCCAGCCGCTTCGAGGCGAGGATGCTTACCAAATGCAGGACAACCTGTAGGCAGGCCGCGACGAAACAGGCGACGACCAGCACCCGCGTCGCCGTCAGGCCGTCGGTGAACGGGTCGATCACCGCGGCCGCCAGCGCGAGCAGGGACAGCTCGATCGGCTGCACGATCCGGTGGAACTTCGTCGCGGACAGCACCCGCCTGCCCAGCCCCAGCAGCCCGGAGCGGAACTGTCCCACCGACGCCTCGGTGGAGGACTGGAGACCGCCCTTGGCCCGCGCCACCTCCACCAGGTCGGTCTCGGCCTTGATGAGGATCGCGCCGAGCGCGCCGGCGAGGCCCAGCACGGTGTACCAGTCGGGCAGGACGGCCGAGGCCCGCCAGCCCAGGCCGACGAGCACCGCGGCCTCGGCGAAGTAGGCGCCGACACGGTCGAGGTAGACGCCGACGAGCGAGGTCTGCCCCGTCCAGCGGGCCAGCTCGCCGTCGGAGCAGTCGAGCAGCAGGTAGATCTGGATCAGCAGGGCGGCGGCCACGGCGGCCCACAGCCCCGGCAGGGCGAGCACGACGCCGCCGGCGATCCCGGCCACCGTCATCACCCAGGTGAGCTGGTTGGGCGTGACGGACGTCTTGGTCATCAGCCAGGTGACGTAGATGGACAGCTGGCGCATGTAGAGCACGCCTGCCCAGTGCTCGCCGTTCCTGCGCTCGAGGTGGCCGGCGGGCTGGGCGACCCGCCGCAGCTCAGCTACCGAAGGCCCGGACATAGTCCCCCACCCGATCGTGGATCTCGGAGTCCTGCATGCGCAGGTGCTCCAGGATCGTGTAGCGGCCGGGACGGGTGCTCGGGGCCAGGGCGACGGCCTCGGCGAACTGCTGGACCGTCAGCCCGATGTCGGCGGGCACGACGGGCAGCTCGTGCCTGCGCAGGCAGTCGGCGACCTGCGCGACCCGGGCCTCGTCCTCCCGCAGGAAATAGCAGAAGGCGGCGCCGATGCCGGCGAGCTCGCCGTGGTTGGAGGTGCCGGGGAAGAGCTGATCCACGGCATGCATGATCTCATGGTCTCCGCCGCTGGCGGGCCGGGACGAGCCCGCGACCACCATCGACATGCCGGACAGGATGAGAGACTCGGCCAGCACGGTCAGGAACGCGTCGGACTCGATGGAGTCCGTACGCCCGATGAGCGCCTCGGCGGCCGTGCGGGCCATCGAGCAGGCCAGCCCGTCGATGGGCTCGCCGCGCTCGGTGTTGCCGAGCTGCCAGTCCTCGATGGCCGACAGGTTGCTCACCACGTCGCCCACGCCCGCCCTGACCAGCGACTCCGGCGCGTTGTGGACGAAGTCGAGGTCGACCAGGATGGCCAGCGGCATCGGCACGCCGAACGACCCCTTGCCGCCCTCGTACACCAAGGAGGCCGTGGGCGAGCAGATGCCGTCGTGGGAGAGGTTGGTGGCCACCGCGACCATCGGGATGCCGGCGAGCGAGGCCGCGTACTTGGTCACGTCGATGGTCTTGCCGCCGCCGACGCCCACCACGACTTCGTAGGCGGCCTTGCGCAGGTCGGCGCCGAGCGAGACGGCCGCGTCGACCGTGCCGTCGGCCACCCGGAACACCTCGGCCTCGCCCAGCGTGGGCGCGATCAGGCTCTCGATGTGGTCACCCTGCCCGGGGCCGACGGCCACGGCGACCCGGCCCGAGGTCGCCACGCGGCTGTCGGCCAGCAGGGCGCCGAGCTCGGCCACGGCGCCCCGCCTGACCTGCATGGTCAGCGGCGCCGGCAGCATCCTCGCTAGAAGCGGCATGCGCGCCCCCTCAGTAGCGAACGGCTATGGTGCGAGCCTTCGCCAGGTCGTCGTGGTTGTCCACCTCGACCCAGTCGACCTCGCCGATGGGCGCGGTGTGGATCACTTCACCGCGCTCGACCATCTCCTGGTAGCCGTCCTCGTAGTAGAGCTGGGGGTCGCGCTCGAAAGTGGCCTTCAGCGCGTCGGCCAGCCGCTCGGCGGCGCCGGGCCTGATGAGGGTGGCGCCGATGTACTCGCCGTACGCCTCGGACGGGTCCATCAGCTTGGTGATGCGCCGCAGCGAGCCCTCGGGCGAGAGCGTGACCTTCATCTCCTCGTCGGCGAGCTTCTTCACGTTGTCGACGGCCAGCAGGATGTCGCTCGTCTCGGGAGCGGACAGCAGCGTCTTCTCGACCGAGACCGGGTGCACGGTGTCACCGTTGACCAGCAGCGCGCCCTGGGAGAAGTAGTCGCGGGCGCACCACAGGGAGTAGGCGTTGTTCCACTCCTCGGCCTTGTCGTTGTGGACGAGGGTGAGCTTGACGCCGTGCCGGCGCTCCAGGGCCTCCTTGCGCTCGTGGACGGCCTGCGCCGCGTAACCGACGACGACCACGACCTCCCGCAGGTCCACCTCGGCGAGGTTGCGCAGCGAGATGTCCATGATCGTGGTTTCGCCGTCGACCGGCACGAGCGCCTTGGGCAGCGTGTCGGTGTACGGCCGCAGGCGTCGTCCGGCTCCAGCGGCCAGAACCATTCCCAGCAACGTGCACTCCTAGGTAGAGCATGACTTCGTGGGTCCAAAGAGTATTCGTCTTTAGACCCTCTGCGGGTAATCCGGGGTTAGTCTTGCGTTCCCGCATCGGCCGCTTCCACCCCGGACCGGGGCGCGGCCAGCCAGCATGTCAGGCTCTCCCAGCCGAAAAGCGCCCACAGGTAGAGCGCGAGCAGCACGTAGCCGGCGGCCAGCCAGCCGGACAGGGCGATCAGTGAGACCGCCATCATCCGCCCGTCCCAGCCGAGGCCGAACGTGGCCAGCCACGGCGGCGGGTAGATCCGCTGCCGGAGCCGGTAAACAAGATCATAATGGTGGAACGCCAGTGCGCCGAGCAGGAGGAAGATCAGCACGGGGTGCAGCCCGTGCGCGAACCCGCACGCCGCGACGAAGGTGTACTCGATGACCCGCAGGATCGGCGGCACGAGCCAGTCGAACCTGCCGTCGTGCGCGTGCGTGCTCCCCGGCCCGGCCAGCAGCAGCGTCACCGCGGGCGCGAACACCGCGAGCCCGTCCGTGCCCGCCACGCCCAGCATCAGCAGCACCGCGGTCACGAACGTGCCCGCGATCACCGGCGGCAGCGGCGGGAGCTGCCCGGCCACGAGCAGTCCCATGGCGCGCGAAAGCGGTCCGTCGTCGCGGTAGGCCACGACCGTGCCGCTGGGAACGGGTGTCATGTGGGTGGATGTCACCGTGCCGACCTCGCGATCCGCCCGCCGAGCTGGTAGAGGGCCGCCACGCCGCCCCAGCAGAGCAGCGACAGGAACGTGACCCTGGCGCTCCAGATCGCGGCGGTGATCGCGATCAGTGCCGTGCGCTCGCCGATCGGCAGCGCGATCATCTTCTTGAGCCAGCGGACGACCGTGTCGCGCTCCATCCGCTGGGCCAGCCGGAGCACGCCCTTGGCATGACCGCCGTCGGCCGACTCCAGCAGGGAACGCGCGGGACGGCCCCACAGCGCCCCCACGCGGCCCGCGTCGGCGACGGCCCCCGCGTACGTGACGTCGATGGTGTGCCGGACCACCTGGAGGATCATGGCGGCCACGGCGAGGCGCCAGATCTCGTCGCCGCCGAAGCCGATGGCCAGGCCGACGTAGACGACGTACTCCTTCGCCCTGTCGGCCATGCCGTCGGCCCAGGCGCCGAGCGGCGAGAACGTACGCGTGTAGCGGGCGAGCTGCCCGTCGAGGCAGTCGAGCGCGAACGACAGGTAGAACAGCAGCGCCCCCGCCAGCCGGCCGCCCTGCGTGCCCGCCGAGAACCACACGGCGGCCAGCCCGGCCAGCCCGATCGAGGCGCCGGTGACGGTGTTGGGGGCGACCTTGATCAGCACCGCCGGCTTGATCAGGTGGCGCGTCCAGGTGGAGACGAAGAAGGTCGCGAAGAAGCCGTCGTTCTCCTTGATCGACAGGTCGAGCCTGACCCTGGCCTCGTCCACCTCGGCCAGCCTGGTGACGGCGGCGTCTGCGGCGTTCTGGCCGGCCACCCGGTCGGCGTGCAGCGGCCCGAGCCCGGCCGCCCGCACCGCCACGCCCGACCTGACCAGCCCGACCAGCAGCAGATCGACCGCCTCGACGGGGGTGACCGGGCCCAGCTTGCCCGTGTCGGCCAGCTCGGCCAGCTCCTCCGCGATGTCGGCCAGCGCGGCCAGGTCGGACTCGCCCGCCTGGAGCACGCCTCTGAACGTGGCGTTCGCCTCGGGGACGACGTGGAAGGAGCTGCCCGCGGCGACGATCTCGCCGCCTTCCACGCGTACGGGGGGCCGCATGGGCGCCGCTGCCGCCTCGTAGGAGACCAGGGCCGCGCTGTCGCGGGCGGGGTGGTCGAGCAGGAGCGCCAGCGCCTCGGTGTGGGCCACAAGGTCGGCGGGGAGCACGGCCACGGTGCCGGCCGAGATGCGGGCGATCTTGGCGATGCCGCGGAGGTCGGCCGCGAGGCCGCCGCCGGGGGTCACCACCTGGATCTCGCGGACGGGCAGCGTGGCGAGCTGGTCCGTGACGCGGTCGAGCAGCGTGCCGTCGGCACAGGAGAGCTTGCATGCCGGGGTCGTCGCGAGCAGGACGACCGACGTGGCCGTGCTCTCGCGGGTCAATGAGTCAGGCAAAGCGCAGGTCTCCTCCCGGTCGCACGGGAGCCGCGTGGCTTGGGGGTGCGTAGCCACAGCGTAGCCACAGGGCACGCCGATATCACGGAACGAGACCGTTGCGCCTGCCGGTAAAAGTGCGCGCCTGCGGGGCTGAGCCTTCAGGAAGCGCGCGCGAGCCGGCCGACGCCGCCGAACAAGGAGGTGGTGCGGGGCGACCCGTCATCCTCCGGGTGCCAGTCGCACGGGCGCACCAGACCGGGTTCGACGAGCTCGTAGCCGTCGAAAAGGCGGAGGATCTCCTTTTCCTCCCTGAGCACGAGGGGCACCGTCGCGCCGGCGAACCCGGCGTACCACCCTTGCTGTTCCTTCTCCGACATCCCATCGGTGGTCAGGTGGGAGATCGCCACGTACGAACCCGGCGCCTGCCGTTCGCGGAAGGCCGCCACGATCCGGGAGGGGTCCTCGGCCGGGGTGACGAAGTGGAACACCGCGACGAACAGCACCGCGATCGGCTCGCTGAAGTCGAGGAACCCATTGACCTGGGCGTTGTCCAGGATGTTCTCGGGCTCGCGCATGTCCGCGGTGACGATCTTGGTGGAGTTGTCGGCCAGCAGCGCCCTGCCGTGCACGGCGACGATCGGATCGACGTCGACGTAGACGACCCGCGAGCCCGGGTCGGCCTCCTTGGCGATCTGGTGGGTGTTGCGGGCGGTCGGCAGCCCCGAGCCGACATCGAGGAACTGGCGGATGCCGCACTCCTGCGACAGGTACCGCACCGCGCGCCCGAGGAAGCGGCGGTTCTCCAGCGCGGTGGAGCGCACCCGGTTCTCGCCGATGACCTGGTACAGCTTCGCGTTGGCCGCCCGATCCACCTCGAAGTGGTCCTTGCCGCCGAGCGCTTCGTCGTACATGCGCGCGGCCGTTGGCACACCTAACGGGATGTTCGGGGCGTTTTCCGTCGTCATGCGACCTCCTCGGCGCGTCCGGACATATCCAAGATCACGATAGCAAACCGGGCAGCGCTCGGTGGGCTTTGTCCGGCCGACCTGGCTTACGCTGCCGATATGGATTCACGGTTGCGGTCGGTCGGGGTGCTTCTCGCGGGCGGCGTGGGGCAGCGGATCGGGCTGGGCAGGCCCAAGCAGCTCATCGAGGTCGCGGGAAAGACGATCATCGAGCACTCGCTGGCGGTGTTCCAGGAGGCGCCGGAGATCGACGAGATCGTGGTGCTGATGACGCCGGGCTACGCGGACCGGATCCGCGAGATCGTGGCCAAGGGCGGATACGACAAGGTCGGCAAGGTCGTGGACGGGGGCGCGAGCCGTACCGAGAGCACGTGGCTGGCCCTTCAGGCGCTGGGCGCCGAGGAGTGCAACGTGCTGCTGCACGACGCCGTACGCCCCCTCCTGGAGCCCCGGATCATCACCGAGTGCGTCAAGGCGCTGGAGACGCATCGGGCCGTCAACGTGGCGATCCCGAGCTCCGACACGGTCCTGGTGGCCGTTCCGGCGCCCGACGGCGAGGTGATCGGCGAGGTGCTGGACCGTTCGGTGCTGCGGCGCAGCCAGACGCCGCAGTGCTTCCGCCTCTCGGTGATCCGCGAGGCGTACGAGCGGGCGCTCGCCGACCCCGGCTTCGCCTCCCGGCCGGCCACCGACGACTGCGGCGTGGTGCTGCGCTACCTGCCCGACGTGCCGATCCACCTCGTGCCGGGCAGCGAGCAGAACATCAAGGTCACCCACCCCGCCGACCTGCGGATCGCCGAGCTGCTCTTCCAGCTCGCCGCAACTCCGTCGATCTCCGACTTGCCCTGATACGTCGCAGACGTTCTCGTGAACGGCGCTTGACCTGCCGATTGCTACCGTGCGAACACATGAGGAGACTCATCGCGATCGCGGCCCTGCTCGGCGGCTACCTCGTGCTGCTGGTGGCGGCCCTCTGGCCGGCGCCGGCGGTGTTCGGGGCGGTCGCCGCGCTCTCCTACGTCATGGAGTACGTGACCGCGCGCGCGGCCAGGCCGCTGCCCGAGCTGCTCGGCAGGGTGCATCTGGGGACCACGCTGCGCTTCGCGGCCAGGGAGACGATGGCGCTGCTGCTGGTGGCGCGGACCGCGGGGGTGGACTCGCCGTGGTTCATGGCGCTGGCGGCCGGGATGTTCGCGATCCACGTGGTGCGCGCCGGGCACACCGGGCTGGCCCTGCGGCTCAAGGGGATGCTCAGCAGGATGCCGGTGACCACCCGCAACCTCGACGTCTCGGCGCTGCGCATCCCGAAGATGCCGCCCCCGTACCTGCGTGACAGCCGTAGCGTGCCCTTCCTCTACCTGGACGCCCTGCCCGTGCTCGGCGCGGCCGCAGGCGTCGGACCCGCCACGATCGGCGCCGTCCTGGCGCTCGCGCTGGGCGCCGCGGGGGCGCTGGCGCTCATCCCGTACGTGCGGCGCGCCACCCCCCTCACCGACCGGGCCAAAGTCCTGACGGTCGTCGGCGAGCAGGTCGAGAGGTACCGCCCCGAGGTCATCCTGTACTTCTCCGGCGCCACCGCGGCCGCCTACCAGGCCAGGATGTGGCTGCCCACGCTCGAGCGCATCGGCCGGCGCGCCATCGTCGTGCTGCGCGAGCGCGGCATGGCCGGCCACCTCGAATCGACCACGCTGCCGATGGTGTGCATCCCGTCGGCGGCCGACCTGATGAGTTTCCGCGCCCTGTCCAGCGCCAAGCTCTGCCTGTACGTCGCCAACGTCGGCAGGAACGTCCACATGCTGCGCATCCCGCACCTGCGCAGCGCGTTCCTCAACCACGGCGACAGCGACAAGGAGGCCTCGTTCAACCCGTTCTCGCGGGTGTACGACGAGGTGTGGGTGGCCGGGCCCGCGGGCCGCGACCGCTACCGCCGGGCCAAGGTGGGCGTCAGGGACGAGAACGTCCACGAGGTCGGCCGGCCGCAGCTCGAAGGCATCTCGACGCGGGGGCCCGAGCTGCCGTACCGCACCGTCCTGTACGCCCCCACCTGGGAGGGCTGGAACGACGACCTGTTCCACACCTCGCTGATCACCATGGGCCCGCGCATCGTGCGGGCGCTGCTCGACCACCGGCCGCGGCTGCGCGTGATCTACAAGCCGCACCCGCTGACCGGCCACCGCGACAAGCGCGCGACCCGCGCGCACAAGAAGATCGTGACCATGATCGAGGCGGCCGAGCTGGCCAAGTCGAAGGCCAGGCACCCTTCGCAGGCGTCCGGGGAGACGCCGCGGATCGAGCATCTGATCGTCACCGGGCCGGAGCCGCACCTGTACGACTGCTTCAACCAGTGCGACCTGCTGATCAGCGACATCTCCAGCGTCGTGGCCGACTTCCTGGCCAGCGAGAAGCCGTACGCGGTGACGAACGTCTCGGGCCTGCCCGAGCAGGCCTTCCACGAGCGCTATCCGAGCACCGAGGCGGGCGTGCTGCTCGGGACGGACCTGGCCGGGCTCGCGGACCTCCTCGACGGGGAGGACACGCTCGCCCGTGCCAGGGTCAAGCTGAGGACCTATCTGCTCGGACCGGAGACCCCGGACGCGCTGACCCGCTTCGACGCGGCGATCGAACGGGTCTTCGGGGAATCATGAGCCGGGCGGCCTGGCCAGCTTCTTCGGACTCGTGAGGAAGCCCCAGCCCCAGGAGCAGTGCATGGTCGCGTACACGACGGGCAGCCGCAGCAGCGCCGCCCCGGGCAGCCCGGAGCCGGTGAGCACCGAGCCCGCCGCTATGGCGACCGCGTAGCCCCCCGGGATGACGAGCGACCAGGGGAAGAACGGCGAGACGACCAGCCCCAGCAGCATGGCCAGCACCGCGGCGGGCGGCGCGAGGTAGCGCAGGTTGATCGTGCCCTCATGGGTGCGCGAGACCACCCGCCGCCACCGGCCGTAGTGGAAGTACTGCTTGGCCAGCGCCTTGGCGTTGGGCCGGGGCCGGTAGGAGACCCGCATGCGCGGCTGGAACCAGACCAGGCCGCCGCTCTGGCGGATGCGGTGGTTCATCTCCCAGTCCTGGGCACGCTGGAAGTGCTCGTCGTAGCCGCCCACCCGGTCAAGCGCCGAGCGTCGGAAGACGCCGAGGTAGACGGTGTCGGCGGGGCCGGGCGTGCCACCCACGTGGAAGGCGGCGGCGCCCACGCCGATCTTGGAAGTCATGGCGCAGGCGACGGCCTGCTCGAACGGCGTGACGCCCTCGGCCGCCATGATGCCGCCGACGTTGTCGGCGCCCGTCTCCTCCAGCGTCTCGACCGCGACGCGCAGGTAGTCGGGTGGCAGCATGGCATGGCCGTCGACCCTGGCGATGATGCCGTTGCGCGAGGCGGCGATGGCGGCATTCAGCGCGTTGGGGGTGCGGCCGGTCGGGTTGGGGACCACGGTCACCCGGGGATCGGCCGCCGCGATGGCGTCGGCGACCTCCTGGGTGCGGTCTTGGGACGGACCCACGGCGAGCACGACTTCGATCTCACCTGGGTAGCTCTGGGCGAGGACCTGGTCGACGGCCTCGCGGAGGTGCCGCTCCTCGTTGAGGACCGGCATGATGACGGAAATGGGGGGCCAGGCACGCGTCTCCGCGGGGGCCTGCGGCGAGTCGGGGAACTGCTTCATGGCGGGGCTCACGCTACTGTACGACCAGGGGAGGAGGGCAATCGAAAGCCCGATCCTCCGGGTGACAAGAGGGGGACGGCATGCGCGAAGGGGGAGGGCAGGTAGCGGGCGAGGAGGACGCCGGCGTGCTCGTGGGCGGGGACGCCTACGGCGGCGTCAAGCTCACGCCCACCCGCCCCCGCAGGCCGCTCAAGAGTGCCAAGGCCCGCCGGCGCAACGTGCTCGTCGCCGGCTTCCTGTCCACCGGGATCCTGGTCACCACCGGCGTGGTGTGGGCGACCCCGCGGCAGATCGGCACCGTCGACGCGGGCGTGTCGGCGCCGCCGTCGGCCCACGGCCCCGAGAACATCCTGCTGGTCGGCATCGACAAGCGCGACGACCTCACCCGCCAGCAGCAGAACCAGCTCAAGCTGGGCCGCGAGGCCGGCCAGCGCACCGACACCATGATGGTCATCCACCTGTCGGCGGACCACAAGCGCGTCACCGTGGTCAGCCTGCCGCGCGACACCTGGACGACGATCCCCGGCAAGGGCGACCACAAGATCAATTCGGCGTACCAGTTCGGCGGGCCCAAGCTCACCAAGCAGGCCGTGGAGGCCGCCACCGGGCTGCAGATCAACCGCTACATCGAGGTGAACATCCTCGGCTTCATCGACGTCGTCGACTCCCTCGGCGGCGTCACCGTCTGCACGCCCGTGCCGATCAACGACCCCAAGGCCGGGGTCAACCTGCCTGCGGGCACCCACCAGCTCCAGGGCGTGCAGGCACTCGGCTACGCACGCACCCGCGCCACGGCCCGTTCCGACCTCGACCGCATCGACCGGCAGCAGCAGGTCATCTCGGCCCTGCTCAACCGGGCGCTCAGCGCCGACACGCTGGCCAACCCGACCAAGCTGGCCGCGTTCGTCAACTCCACGCTGAGCACGGTCAAGGTCGATCCCGACGACGGGCTGCTCGGCCTGGCGACCCAGATGAGGGACGTCTCGCTCCAGGACGTGAAGTTCGCCGACGTGCCGCTGGCCAACGTCGACTTCAAGGCGCCCACGGGCGAGTCGGCGGTGCTGTGGGACAAGCAGGCCGCCCGCGACATGTTCGCCAGGATCAACGCCGACCAGGACCTGGCCAAGCCCGCAACCCCGTCGCCCTCCCCGAAGCCGACGAACTCCGCCGTCCCGCCGGAGCGCATCACGCTCAAGATCAAGAACGGCACGCTCATCACGGGACTCGGCGCCCGCAGCAAGGCGGCGCTGGTCGCGTACGGCTTCAAGGTCCCCGGCGAGCCCGGCAACACGACGAAGAAGGACTACAAGAAGACGGTCATCCGGTACGGCGCGGACCGCGAGGACTCGGCGAAGGTCGTGGCCGCCGCCATCCCGGGGGCGGAGCTTCGCAAGGCGGACCTCGAGGGCATCGAGGTGATTCTCGGTAGTGACCAGCCGAAAATCGCGAAACCGAAGTCCGCTTCCCAACCATCCTCGACGCCGAGTGTTACAAGCACG
The nucleotide sequence above comes from Nonomuraea helvata. Encoded proteins:
- a CDS encoding LCP family protein, whose translation is MREGGGQVAGEEDAGVLVGGDAYGGVKLTPTRPRRPLKSAKARRRNVLVAGFLSTGILVTTGVVWATPRQIGTVDAGVSAPPSAHGPENILLVGIDKRDDLTRQQQNQLKLGREAGQRTDTMMVIHLSADHKRVTVVSLPRDTWTTIPGKGDHKINSAYQFGGPKLTKQAVEAATGLQINRYIEVNILGFIDVVDSLGGVTVCTPVPINDPKAGVNLPAGTHQLQGVQALGYARTRATARSDLDRIDRQQQVISALLNRALSADTLANPTKLAAFVNSTLSTVKVDPDDGLLGLATQMRDVSLQDVKFADVPLANVDFKAPTGESAVLWDKQAARDMFARINADQDLAKPATPSPSPKPTNSAVPPERITLKIKNGTLITGLGARSKAALVAYGFKVPGEPGNTTKKDYKKTVIRYGADREDSAKVVAAAIPGAELRKADLEGIEVILGSDQPKIAKPKSASQPSSTPSVTSTTKTAMENICKK